The genomic region CCGATCTCACTACATGCCGCTCTTTTCTCGTCTCGGTCCATACCGCAAAGAGTTGATTGACGAGGTTGCCTATGAGCGAGGCGAGTTGTTCGAGTATTGGGGCCATGAAGCGTCGCTTCTCCCCATCGCCACCTACCCCCTCTACCGTCATCGGATGGAGAAA from Acidimicrobiia bacterium harbors:
- a CDS encoding winged helix DNA-binding domain-containing protein, with the translated sequence MRTVSIDQARRMALGAQGFAETPPVGPVDVRHVRRVMRRIGLLQLDSVNVAVRSHYMPLFSRLGPYRKELIDEVAYERGELFEYWGHEASLLPIATYPLYRHRMEK